In the genome of Candidatus Rhabdochlamydia sp. T3358, the window AAGATTAAATGAACTAGGCTTGTTATAATGGCATATTTAGAACAATTTTCTTTTGAATCTCCAAAAATGCTAGTATTTTGTTTGGGAGGTCATACAGAATATGGCAAACTCGAAGTGCACGATGTAGTTTTTGTCGTGGCAAAAACTGATAAAGAAGCTATCGAAAAAATGAGAAAAGCATGGTTTGGAACACAAAAATCTCTTCATGTTGACTCGTGGTTGGTTGTAGAAAGCATAAATGGGTATGAAGTCCGCGTTACAAAGACAAAACCTCCGAATAAAAACACACACCTCTACTTTGTGAATTTAGGATATTACATTCCCTTGCAAATTGGAGAACATCACTTTATGACGCTTGTTACAGCAGGGTCTAAAAGAGAAGCAATGAAATTAGCAATGAATGAGTGTTCTTCAGATTTACATATGCTTCATCTTGATGATTTACATGATTTAGATGGTTGCATAAATATTGATAAAGTGGATGA includes:
- a CDS encoding DUF1543 domain-containing protein, with translation MAYLEQFSFESPKMLVFCLGGHTEYGKLEVHDVVFVVAKTDKEAIEKMRKAWFGTQKSLHVDSWLVVESINGYEVRVTKTKPPNKNTHLYFVNLGYYIPLQIGEHHFMTLVTAGSKREAMKLAMNECSSDLHMLHLDDLHDLDGCINIDKVDEYFITLEYTGLDKDLAQPINGYLNLRS